In the genome of Spea bombifrons isolate aSpeBom1 chromosome 11, aSpeBom1.2.pri, whole genome shotgun sequence, one region contains:
- the BMS1 gene encoding ribosome biogenesis protein BMS1 homolog isoform X1 produces MEDEKEKRKHRKKNSGPKANKKRSRQQGETEEDARKRNPKAFAVQSAVRMAKNFHRTQDLKTKKHHIPVVDRTPLEPPPVVIVVVGPPKVGKSTLIRCLIKNFTKQKLSEIRGPVTIVSGKKRRLTFIECGCDINTMIDLAKVADLVLMLIDASFGFEMETFEFLNICQVHGFPKIMGVLTHLDSFKNNKQLRKVKKRLKHRFWTEVYQGAKLFYLSGMVYSEYQKQEIRNLGRFISVMKFRPLVWQTSHPYVLADRMEDLTNPEEIRLNPKCDRKVSLYGYLRGAHLKNKSQIHIPGVGDFALSEVSFLPDPCPLPDQQKKRSLNEKEKLIYAPLSGVGGVVYDKDAVYIDLSAHHVHLEQQRATKPSHELVQSLIATSATIDSKMSSSKVSLFTDSKPLGLEDVDKNEFVMPTEEKVTDSTGRVRRRAVFKGDQDGDEESEEEGDDDKDSEDDEAEEQSSEEDDDDKDSEDEGDDEEEEAEEQSSEEEDELEEARLAPTAPKRTKVEKSAGVEMPAFADSDDDLEKSEDEERLEEEVLEEEENESEDDASDSEEDEEEKLVASTNGKGKRTSKRSAEVRGRKSAQAVDSGNCTGEDAKSSGSEAAEDMDTDEEASEEEEVDDAEMGDTSEEEDGAEEDLLKEDDEYVESGDFSADTEGAVKWKEDLKKKAAEVFIRHQSAPNLRKLVYGTVAEEEDEEKKDGKEELGGLFHVNRPDKESRRAANALDCSRFVAEGTRDWDDEEVMDSIRDCFVTGKWEADKDAEKLLKEDEEVYGDFEDLETGEVHKGKPQSEEDEKDEEDDNEEEDKPTGPPAEEDEKKRRLEKKRKLKERFDAQYDGGEDDATYFDDLKEEMQKQAELNRAEFEDQEDEIRVQYEGFRPGMYLRVEVESVPCEFVVNFDPHYPVILGGLGNSEGNVGYIQMRLKKHRWHKKILKTRDPLIFSLGWRRFQSIPLYHIEDHNGRHRLLKYTPEHMHCGATIWGPITPQGTGFLAVQSVSGTKADFRIAATGVVLDLDKSVTVVKKLKLIGYPCKIYKNTSFIKGMFSTTLEVAKFEGASVRTVSGIRGQIKKALRTPEGAFRATFEDKLLMSDIVFLRTWYPVTVPAFYNPVTSLLKPVGEKETWSGMKTLGQLKHELGLHNKPAKDSLYKPIQRQVRHFNPIHVPKALQKALPFKNKPKLMRKKGKLPRDLVRPAVIREPHERKISALLSALGTVNNYKTAKAKTKHRQQRKEFQRGKQKEEEEKLKRQKDARKKLFRAIGQKEKKKQKSSLRGNREEA; encoded by the exons ATGGAGgatgagaaggagaagaggaagcACCGGAAGAAGAACAGCGGGCCCAAAGCCAACAAGAAGCGGAGTCGGCAGCAGGGGGAGACCGAGGAGGATGCCAGGAAGAGGAACCCCAAGGCCTTCGCCGTGCAGTCTGCCGTGCGCATGGCTAAGAATTTCCACAG GACGCAAGATCTAAAGACCAAAAAGCATCACATCCCCGTGGTGGATCGCACCCCTCTAGAGCCCCCTCCTGTGGTCATAGTCGTGGTAGGACCCCCGAAAGTCGGGAAGAGCACCCTGATCCGCTGCCTCATTAAAAACTTCACCAAGCAGAAGCTGAGCGAGATCCGAGGACCCGTGACTATCGTATCAG GCAAGAAACGGCGCCTGACCTTCATCGAATGCGGTTGTGACATCAACACCATGATCGATCTGGCAAAAGTTGCCGACTTG GTCCTGATGCTGATAGACGCCAGTTTCGGCTTCGAGATGGAAACCTTTGAGTTCCTCAACATCTGCCAGGTCCACGGCTTCCCCAAAATAATGGGCGTCCTCACCCACCTGGACTCCTTCAAGAACAACAAGCAGCTGCGCAAGGTCAAGAAGAGGCTGAAGCACCGCTTCTGGACGGAAGTCTACCAG GGGGCGAAGCTCTTCTACCTGTCCGGGATGGTGTACTCGGAGTACCAGAAGCAGGAGATTCGTAACCTGGGGAGGTTTATATCGGTCATGAAGTTCCGACCCCTCGTCTGGCAGACTTCTCACCCTTACGTCCTGGCAGACAG AATGGAAGATTTGACCAATCCAGAAGAAATAAGATTGAACCCCAAGTGTGACCGCAAAGTCTCGCTGTACGGCTACCTGCGGGGGGCGCACCTCAAGAACAAAAGCCAAATCCACATACcag GAGTTGGGGACTTCGCGCTCTCCGAGGTGAGTTTCCTGCCGGATCCCTGCCCCCTTCCCGACCAGCAGAAGAAACGTTCGCTGAACGAGAAGGAGAAGCTGATCTACGCCCCGCTGTCCGGCGTGGGGGGTGTCGTGTACGACAAAGACGCCGTGTACATCGATCTGTCGGCCCATCACGTCCACCTAGAGCAGCAG CGAGCCACAAAGCCCTCCCACGAGTTGGTCCAGAGCCTCATCGCCACCAGTGCCACCATCGATTCCAAGATGTCTTCCAGCAAAGTGTCTCTCTTCACCGACTCCAAACCCTTGGGATTGGAGGACGTCGACAAGAACGA GTTTGTGATGCCAACtgaagagaaagtaacagattCTACAGGCAGGGTGCGAAGGAGAGCAGTGTTCAAAGGCGACCAGGATGGAGATGAGGAATCGGAAGAGGAGGGCGATGATGACAAAGACAGTGAAGATGATGAAGCTGAAGAACAGTCTTCAGAGGAGGACGATGATGACAAAGACAGTGAAGATGAGGGGGATGATGAGGAGGAAGAAGCTGAAGAACAGTCTTCAGAGGAGGAAGATGAACTTGAAGAGGCTCGTCTTGCTCCGACGGCCCCTAAAAGGACCAAGGTAGAGAAAAGCGCGGGTGTGGAGATGCCCGCTTTTGCAGATAGTGATGATGACCTGGAGAAGAGCGAGGATGAAGAACGTCTCGAGGAGGAGGTACTTGAGGAAGAGGAGAATGAAAGCGAAGACGATGCCTCAGACAGTGAGGAGGACGAGGAAGAAAAGCTGGTCGCCTCAACCAATGGGAAGGGGAAGAGGACCTCGAAGAGATCAGCCGAGGTCAGGGGTAGGAAGTCGGCTCAGGCGGTGGACAGCGGGAATTGTACAGGAGAGGATGCAAAGTCCTCGGGTTCTGAAGCCGCAGAAGACATGGATACGGACGAGGAGGCCTCGGAAGAGGAAGAGGTTGACGATGCGGAGATGGGTGACACCAGTGAGGAAGAAGACGGTGCTGAGgaagatttattaaaggaagacgATGAGTATGTAGAAAGTGGTGACTTCTCTGCCGATACCGAGG GGGCCGTGAAGTGGAAGGAGGACCTCAAGAAGAAGGCAGCAGAAGTTTTTATCCGACACCAGTCGGCCCCTAATCTCCGGAAGCTGGTGTACGGTACAG TGGCGGAAGAGGAAGACGAGGAGAAAAAAGACGGAAAAGAGGAGCTTGGTGGTCTATTTCACGTCAACCGGCCAGACAAGGAGTCCAGGAGGGCTGCTAACGCCCTTGACTGCTCCAGATTCGTGGCTGAGGGTACTCGGGATTGGGACGATGAAGAG GTGATGGACTCCATCCGGGATTGTTTCGTCACCGGCAAATGGGAGGCGGATAAGGACGCCGAGAAACTGCTTAAAGAAGACG AGGAGGTTTACGGGGACTTTGAAGACTTGGAAACCGGGGAGGTGCACAAAGGCAAGCCCCAGTCTGAGGAGGACGAG AAAGACGAGGAAGACGACAACGAGGAGGAGGACAAACCAACAGGACCTCCAGCAGAAGAAGATGAGAAGAAGCGGCGCCTGGAGAAGAAGCGGAAgctgaaggagaggtttgacgCTCAGTACGACGGCGGGGAAGACGACGCCACCTACTTCGACGACCTCAAGGAGGAGATGCAGAAACAAGCAGAG TTAAACCGAGCAGAGTTCGAGGACCAAGAAGACGAGATCCGCGTGCAGTACGAGGGTTTCCGGCCCGGCATGTACCTCCGCGTCGAGGTCGAGAGCGTCCCCTGCGAGTTCGTGGTGAATTTTGACCCCCACTACCCCGTGATTCTGGGCGGACTGGGTAACAGCGAAGGAAACGTTGGATATATTCAG atgCGCTTGAAGAAACATCGCTGGCACAAGAAGATCCTGAAGACTCGAGACCCCCTGATCTTCTCCCTGGGCTGGAGAAGGTTCCAGAGCATCCCGCTTTATCACATTGAAGATCACAATGGACGGCATCGGCTGCTTAAATATACCCCCGAGCACATGCACTGCGGGGCAACCATATGGG GTCCAATCACGCCGCAAGGCACCGGCTTCCTCGCGGTTCAGTCCGTCAGCGGCACTAAG GCTGATTTCCGGATAGCCGCCACGGGGGTCGTACTCGATCTTGACAAGTCTGTGACGGTGGTGAAGAAGCTGAAGCTGATCGGGTATCCCTGCAAAATCTACAAGAACACGTCTTTCATCAAG GGGATGTTCAGTACTACTCTGGAGGTGGCCAAGTTTGAAGGAGCTTCAGTCAGGACCGTGAGCGGCATCCGAGGACAGATCAAGAAGGCCTTGAGGACTCCAGAAGGAGCTTTCCGAGCCACGTTCGAAGACAAGTTGCTGATGAGTG ATATCGTGTTTTTGCGTACCTGGTACCCGGTTACCGTGCCTGCTTTCTACAATCCGGTCACGTCCCTTTTGAAGCCCGTTGGAGAGAAGGAGACCTGGTCGGGCATGAAGACGCTCGGCCAGTTGAAACATGAGCTTGGGCTCCATAATAAGCCGGCGAAGGATTCCTTGTATAAG CCGATCCAACGTCAGGTTAGACATTTCAACCCAATTCACGTCCCCAAAGCTCTGCAGAAAGCCCTGCCGTTCAAGAACAAGCCGAAGCTCATGAGGAAGAAGGGGAAATTGCCCAGGGACCTCGTGCGGCCGGCCGTCATCCGGGAGCCTCACGAGAGAAAG ATATCGGCTCTTCTGAGCGCCCTGGGAACCGTGAACAATTACAAGACGGCAAAGGCCAAGACGAAGCACCGGCAGCAGAGGAAGGAATTCCAGCGCGGGAAGcagaaggaggaggaagagaaactCAAGAGGCAGAAGGACGCCAGGAAGAAGCTTTTCCGAGCCATCGggcagaaagagaagaaaaagcagAAGTCGAGTCTCAGAGGCAATCGGGAGGAGGCGTGA
- the BMS1 gene encoding ribosome biogenesis protein BMS1 homolog isoform X2 — translation MEDEKEKRKHRKKNSGPKANKKRSRQQGETEEDARKRNPKAFAVQSAVRMAKNFHRTQDLKTKKHHIPVVDRTPLEPPPVVIVVVGPPKVGKSTLIRCLIKNFTKQKLSEIRGPVTIVSGKKRRLTFIECGCDINTMIDLAKVADLVLMLIDASFGFEMETFEFLNICQVHGFPKIMGVLTHLDSFKNNKQLRKVKKRLKHRFWTEVYQGAKLFYLSGMVYSEYQKQEIRNLGRFISVMKFRPLVWQTSHPYVLADRMEDLTNPEEIRLNPKCDRKVSLYGYLRGAHLKNKSQIHIPGVGDFALSEVSFLPDPCPLPDQQKKRSLNEKEKLIYAPLSGVGGVVYDKDAVYIDLSAHHVHLEQQRATKPSHELVQSLIATSATIDSKMSSSKVSLFTDSKPLGLEDVDKNEFVMPTEEKVTDSTGRVRRRAVFKGDQDGDEESEEEGDDDKDNEGDDEEEEAEEQSSEEEDELEEARLAPTAPKRTKVEKSAGVEMPAFADSDDDLEKSEDEERLEEEVLEEEENESEDDASDSEEDEEEKLVASTNGKGKRTSKRSAEVRGRKSAQAVDSGNCTGEDAKSSGSEAAEDMDTDEEASEEEEVDDAEMGDTSEEEDGAEEDLLKEDDEYVESGDFSADTEGAVKWKEDLKKKAAEVFIRHQSAPNLRKLVYGTVAEEEDEEKKDGKEELGGLFHVNRPDKESRRAANALDCSRFVAEGTRDWDDEEVMDSIRDCFVTGKWEADKDAEKLLKEDEEVYGDFEDLETGEVHKGKPQSEEDEKDEEDDNEEEDKPTGPPAEEDEKKRRLEKKRKLKERFDAQYDGGEDDATYFDDLKEEMQKQAELNRAEFEDQEDEIRVQYEGFRPGMYLRVEVESVPCEFVVNFDPHYPVILGGLGNSEGNVGYIQMRLKKHRWHKKILKTRDPLIFSLGWRRFQSIPLYHIEDHNGRHRLLKYTPEHMHCGATIWGPITPQGTGFLAVQSVSGTKADFRIAATGVVLDLDKSVTVVKKLKLIGYPCKIYKNTSFIKGMFSTTLEVAKFEGASVRTVSGIRGQIKKALRTPEGAFRATFEDKLLMSDIVFLRTWYPVTVPAFYNPVTSLLKPVGEKETWSGMKTLGQLKHELGLHNKPAKDSLYKPIQRQVRHFNPIHVPKALQKALPFKNKPKLMRKKGKLPRDLVRPAVIREPHERKISALLSALGTVNNYKTAKAKTKHRQQRKEFQRGKQKEEEEKLKRQKDARKKLFRAIGQKEKKKQKSSLRGNREEA, via the exons ATGGAGgatgagaaggagaagaggaagcACCGGAAGAAGAACAGCGGGCCCAAAGCCAACAAGAAGCGGAGTCGGCAGCAGGGGGAGACCGAGGAGGATGCCAGGAAGAGGAACCCCAAGGCCTTCGCCGTGCAGTCTGCCGTGCGCATGGCTAAGAATTTCCACAG GACGCAAGATCTAAAGACCAAAAAGCATCACATCCCCGTGGTGGATCGCACCCCTCTAGAGCCCCCTCCTGTGGTCATAGTCGTGGTAGGACCCCCGAAAGTCGGGAAGAGCACCCTGATCCGCTGCCTCATTAAAAACTTCACCAAGCAGAAGCTGAGCGAGATCCGAGGACCCGTGACTATCGTATCAG GCAAGAAACGGCGCCTGACCTTCATCGAATGCGGTTGTGACATCAACACCATGATCGATCTGGCAAAAGTTGCCGACTTG GTCCTGATGCTGATAGACGCCAGTTTCGGCTTCGAGATGGAAACCTTTGAGTTCCTCAACATCTGCCAGGTCCACGGCTTCCCCAAAATAATGGGCGTCCTCACCCACCTGGACTCCTTCAAGAACAACAAGCAGCTGCGCAAGGTCAAGAAGAGGCTGAAGCACCGCTTCTGGACGGAAGTCTACCAG GGGGCGAAGCTCTTCTACCTGTCCGGGATGGTGTACTCGGAGTACCAGAAGCAGGAGATTCGTAACCTGGGGAGGTTTATATCGGTCATGAAGTTCCGACCCCTCGTCTGGCAGACTTCTCACCCTTACGTCCTGGCAGACAG AATGGAAGATTTGACCAATCCAGAAGAAATAAGATTGAACCCCAAGTGTGACCGCAAAGTCTCGCTGTACGGCTACCTGCGGGGGGCGCACCTCAAGAACAAAAGCCAAATCCACATACcag GAGTTGGGGACTTCGCGCTCTCCGAGGTGAGTTTCCTGCCGGATCCCTGCCCCCTTCCCGACCAGCAGAAGAAACGTTCGCTGAACGAGAAGGAGAAGCTGATCTACGCCCCGCTGTCCGGCGTGGGGGGTGTCGTGTACGACAAAGACGCCGTGTACATCGATCTGTCGGCCCATCACGTCCACCTAGAGCAGCAG CGAGCCACAAAGCCCTCCCACGAGTTGGTCCAGAGCCTCATCGCCACCAGTGCCACCATCGATTCCAAGATGTCTTCCAGCAAAGTGTCTCTCTTCACCGACTCCAAACCCTTGGGATTGGAGGACGTCGACAAGAACGA GTTTGTGATGCCAACtgaagagaaagtaacagattCTACAGGCAGGGTGCGAAGGAGAGCAGTGTTCAAAGGCGACCAGGATGGAGATGAGGAATCGGAAGAGGAGGGCGATGATGACAAAGACA ATGAGGGGGATGATGAGGAGGAAGAAGCTGAAGAACAGTCTTCAGAGGAGGAAGATGAACTTGAAGAGGCTCGTCTTGCTCCGACGGCCCCTAAAAGGACCAAGGTAGAGAAAAGCGCGGGTGTGGAGATGCCCGCTTTTGCAGATAGTGATGATGACCTGGAGAAGAGCGAGGATGAAGAACGTCTCGAGGAGGAGGTACTTGAGGAAGAGGAGAATGAAAGCGAAGACGATGCCTCAGACAGTGAGGAGGACGAGGAAGAAAAGCTGGTCGCCTCAACCAATGGGAAGGGGAAGAGGACCTCGAAGAGATCAGCCGAGGTCAGGGGTAGGAAGTCGGCTCAGGCGGTGGACAGCGGGAATTGTACAGGAGAGGATGCAAAGTCCTCGGGTTCTGAAGCCGCAGAAGACATGGATACGGACGAGGAGGCCTCGGAAGAGGAAGAGGTTGACGATGCGGAGATGGGTGACACCAGTGAGGAAGAAGACGGTGCTGAGgaagatttattaaaggaagacgATGAGTATGTAGAAAGTGGTGACTTCTCTGCCGATACCGAGG GGGCCGTGAAGTGGAAGGAGGACCTCAAGAAGAAGGCAGCAGAAGTTTTTATCCGACACCAGTCGGCCCCTAATCTCCGGAAGCTGGTGTACGGTACAG TGGCGGAAGAGGAAGACGAGGAGAAAAAAGACGGAAAAGAGGAGCTTGGTGGTCTATTTCACGTCAACCGGCCAGACAAGGAGTCCAGGAGGGCTGCTAACGCCCTTGACTGCTCCAGATTCGTGGCTGAGGGTACTCGGGATTGGGACGATGAAGAG GTGATGGACTCCATCCGGGATTGTTTCGTCACCGGCAAATGGGAGGCGGATAAGGACGCCGAGAAACTGCTTAAAGAAGACG AGGAGGTTTACGGGGACTTTGAAGACTTGGAAACCGGGGAGGTGCACAAAGGCAAGCCCCAGTCTGAGGAGGACGAG AAAGACGAGGAAGACGACAACGAGGAGGAGGACAAACCAACAGGACCTCCAGCAGAAGAAGATGAGAAGAAGCGGCGCCTGGAGAAGAAGCGGAAgctgaaggagaggtttgacgCTCAGTACGACGGCGGGGAAGACGACGCCACCTACTTCGACGACCTCAAGGAGGAGATGCAGAAACAAGCAGAG TTAAACCGAGCAGAGTTCGAGGACCAAGAAGACGAGATCCGCGTGCAGTACGAGGGTTTCCGGCCCGGCATGTACCTCCGCGTCGAGGTCGAGAGCGTCCCCTGCGAGTTCGTGGTGAATTTTGACCCCCACTACCCCGTGATTCTGGGCGGACTGGGTAACAGCGAAGGAAACGTTGGATATATTCAG atgCGCTTGAAGAAACATCGCTGGCACAAGAAGATCCTGAAGACTCGAGACCCCCTGATCTTCTCCCTGGGCTGGAGAAGGTTCCAGAGCATCCCGCTTTATCACATTGAAGATCACAATGGACGGCATCGGCTGCTTAAATATACCCCCGAGCACATGCACTGCGGGGCAACCATATGGG GTCCAATCACGCCGCAAGGCACCGGCTTCCTCGCGGTTCAGTCCGTCAGCGGCACTAAG GCTGATTTCCGGATAGCCGCCACGGGGGTCGTACTCGATCTTGACAAGTCTGTGACGGTGGTGAAGAAGCTGAAGCTGATCGGGTATCCCTGCAAAATCTACAAGAACACGTCTTTCATCAAG GGGATGTTCAGTACTACTCTGGAGGTGGCCAAGTTTGAAGGAGCTTCAGTCAGGACCGTGAGCGGCATCCGAGGACAGATCAAGAAGGCCTTGAGGACTCCAGAAGGAGCTTTCCGAGCCACGTTCGAAGACAAGTTGCTGATGAGTG ATATCGTGTTTTTGCGTACCTGGTACCCGGTTACCGTGCCTGCTTTCTACAATCCGGTCACGTCCCTTTTGAAGCCCGTTGGAGAGAAGGAGACCTGGTCGGGCATGAAGACGCTCGGCCAGTTGAAACATGAGCTTGGGCTCCATAATAAGCCGGCGAAGGATTCCTTGTATAAG CCGATCCAACGTCAGGTTAGACATTTCAACCCAATTCACGTCCCCAAAGCTCTGCAGAAAGCCCTGCCGTTCAAGAACAAGCCGAAGCTCATGAGGAAGAAGGGGAAATTGCCCAGGGACCTCGTGCGGCCGGCCGTCATCCGGGAGCCTCACGAGAGAAAG ATATCGGCTCTTCTGAGCGCCCTGGGAACCGTGAACAATTACAAGACGGCAAAGGCCAAGACGAAGCACCGGCAGCAGAGGAAGGAATTCCAGCGCGGGAAGcagaaggaggaggaagagaaactCAAGAGGCAGAAGGACGCCAGGAAGAAGCTTTTCCGAGCCATCGggcagaaagagaagaaaaagcagAAGTCGAGTCTCAGAGGCAATCGGGAGGAGGCGTGA